Proteins encoded within one genomic window of Humulus lupulus chromosome 1, drHumLupu1.1, whole genome shotgun sequence:
- the LOC133779563 gene encoding uncharacterized protein LOC133779563, which yields MAETSKFHSALAITNVKTLIPITLDLESRQYHSWAALFKVQARVHNVLDHIIPPTDAKEKAAYDKAKAEDLPLWKRLDAAVLQWIYATFSFDILTSILIDDDSAEHAWHSVADLFHDNKNSRALYLNKAFTNTSLADFSTTNAYCNRLKSLADQLANVRAPVNDQSMILRMLQGLTEQYSNFVTVMQNKKSLPSFAIARSKLALEETTILERAKQESALVAHSQTSDDDMNHQNPSQGNSNHNNHHNNNNHRDKNGTNRKNNKNSGGRNSGKGGRNFGSGSAGGSGSGGGRGRHPQQWQPGSWMQWAPWICPPSPYPSYNNWARPTFTPRPPQHGLLGPKPQ from the coding sequence ATGGCTGAAACTTCCAAATTTCATTCAGCCTTAGCCATCACCAATGTGAAAACTCTCATCCCCATCACATTGGACTTGGAATCAAGACAGTACCATTCATGGGCGGCGTTATTCAAGGTTCAAGCCAGGGTTCATAACGTGCTTGACCATATCATCCCACCCACTGATGCAAAAGAGAAAGCTGCGTATGACAAGGCCAAAGCCGAGGATCTCCCTCTCTGGAAACGACTTGATGCGGCGGTCTTACAGTGGATTTATGCCACGTTCTCCTTCGACATCCTCACCTCCATTCTCATCGATGATGACTCGGCTGAACATGCTTGGCACAGTGTTGCGGATCTCTTTCATGATAATAAAAACTCAAGggccttgtatctcaataaggcATTCACCAACACAAGTCTTGCGGATTTTTCGACGACAAATGCATATTGCAATCGTCTCAAAAGTCTTGCCGATCAACTCGCCAATGTCAGAGCTCCCGTCAATGATCAAAGTATGATTTTGAGAATGCTACAAGGATTGACAGAACAATATTCTAATTTTGTCACTGTGATGCAAAACAAGAAAAGCCTACCAAGTTTTGCTATAGCTCGTTCCAAACTCGCCTTGGAGGAGACCACCATTTTAGAGCGAGCAAAACAAGAATCTGCCCTTGTAGCCCATTCCCAAACTTCAGATGATGATATGAATCACCAAAATCCTTCTCAAGGTAATtctaatcataataatcatcataataataataatcatcgTGACAAAAATGGTACAAACAGAAAAAACAATAAGAATTCTGGCGGTCGGAACTCTGGCAAGGGTGGTCGAAACTTTGGCAGTGGTTCAGCTGGTGGGTCCGGTAGTGGTGGCGGACGTGGAAGACACCCACAACAATGGCAGCCTGGGTCTTGGATGCAGTGGGCTCCATGGATTTGCCCTCCTTCTCCATATCCTTCCT